A portion of the Gossypium arboreum isolate Shixiya-1 chromosome 8, ASM2569848v2, whole genome shotgun sequence genome contains these proteins:
- the LOC108470302 gene encoding SUN domain-containing protein 3 isoform X1 — MQISRTALLRRRALDGVMSVRSRFYKVSLSLVFVLWGLLFLFSLWLCHGDGYTGGSVAFGLSTGDEARVGDNEHSDSPGQCLADESGSFSSHDGFCTNGAEITALHVDSPASEEACKNDVSTHEQLDADNSVVDIKSENGSPKSDRLSHSVPVGLDEFKSRAFISKSKSGTGQAGITHRLEPGGKEYNYASASKGAKVLACNKEAKGASNILGRDEDKYLRNPCSAEEKFVVIELSEETLVDTIVIANFEHYSSNLKAFELLGSLVFPTDAWINLGNFTATNVKLDQRFVLQEPKWVRYLKLNLLSHYGSEFYCTLSVIEVYGVDAVEKMLEDLISVQDNPFGPEDGVRDQKQPASQMESTQRDDINQNSNKEMGSEPPVDQLNMQFDVTSNVVPNPIEEVRHQQVGRVPGDSVLKILMQKVRALDLNLSVLERYLEDLNYKYGNIFKEFDKDIGEKDKVLEKIKSNIKDLTESQNIIAKHVADIASWKSLVSVQLDTLVRDNADLRWEIEKVWERQTSMENKFMAVFVVTLLFGLFAFVRLLVDMLLSIFKSFISVETLEKPWKFCSSSYSWLLLLCSCSIILFILSI; from the exons ATGCAGATATCACGTACAGCTCTTCTGAGAAGAAGAGCTTTGGATGGAGTTATGTCTGTAAGGAGTCGCTTCTACAAGGTTTCTCTGTCTTTGGTTTTTGTTTTGTGGGGGCTTCTCTTTCTCTTTAGCTTGTGGCTTTGTCATGGTGATGGTTACACAG GTGGATCTGTAGCATTTGGCTTATCAACAGGGGATGAAGCTAGGGTGGGAGACAATGAACATTCTGATTCTCCTGGCCAATGTTTGGCGGACGAATCTGGTTCTTTTTCTTCTCATGATGGTTTTTGTACAAATGGTGCTGAGATCACGGCTCTTCATGTTGATTCACCTGCAAGTGAAGAAGCTTGCAAAAATGATGTCTCTACTCATGAGCAACTTGATGCTGATAACTCGGTTGTTGATATAAAATCTGAAAACGGCTCTCCAAAGTCTGATAGACTGTCCCATTCTGTGCCTGTTGGTCTTGACGAATTCAAGAGCCGAGCATTCATTTCTAAAAGTAAATCTGGTACTGGTCAGGCAGGAATAACACATAGGTTGGAGCCTGGGGGTAAAGAATACAACTATGCCTCAGCTTCAAAAGGAGCAAAGGTCCTGGCATGTAACAAGGAAGCAAAGGGTGCCTCTAATATCTTAGGCAGAGACGAGGACAAGTACCTCCGGAATCCTTGTTCTGCAGAAGAGAAATTTGTTGTTATAGAACTTTCAGAAGAAACTTTAGTAGACACCATTGTAATAGCAAATTTTGAACATTACTCCTCTAATTTGAAAGCATTTGAGTTGCTTGGGAGTTTGGTTTTTCCAACAGATGCTTGGATTAATCTGGGGAACTTTACTGCCACCAACGTGAAGCTTGATCAGAGATTTGTTCTTCAGGAACCGAAATGGGTTAGGTATTTGAAGTTAAACCTTCTGAGCCATTATGGTTCCGAGTTTTATTGTACACTAAGTGTTATTGAAGTGTATGGAGTGGATGCAGTGGAGAAGATGCTGGAGGATTTGATCTCTGTTCAGGATAATCCGTTTGGACCTGAGGATGGAGTACGTGATCAGAAACAACCGGCTTCACAAATGGAGTCCACTCAACGCGATGAtattaatcaaaattcaaacaAGGAAATGGGATCTGAGCCACCAGTGGATCAATTAAATATGCAATTTGATGTTACTAGTAATGTTGTTCCCAATCCAATTGAAGAAGTTCGGCATCAACAAGTTGGTAGAGTGCCTGGAGACAGTGTTCTAAAAATTTTGATGCAGAAAGTTCGAGCTTTAGACTTAAATTTATCTGTTTTGGAGCGGTATTTAGAAGATTTGAATTACAAGTATGGCAATATCTTTAAAGAATTCGACAAAGATATCGGAGAAAAAGATAAAGTTCTAGagaaaattaaatcaaacatAAAAGATCTCACTGAAAGCCAGAATATCATT GCTAAACATGTTGCTGATATTGCTTCCTGGAAATCTCTGGTTTCTGTGCAGCTGGATACTTTAGTCAGAGACAATGCTGATCTCAG ATGGGAAATCGAAAAAGTTTGGGAGAGGCAAACATCAATGGAGAACAAGTTCATGGCAGTATTTGTTGTAACGTTACTATTCGGATTATTTGCATTTGTGAGGCTATTGGTAGATATGTTGTTGAGCATTTTCAAGTCTTTTATTAGTGTTGAAACGTTGGAGAAGCCATGGAAATTTTGTTCCTCTAGTTATTCCTGGCTGCTTTTGCTATGCAGTTGTAGCATAATTCTTTTTATATTATCAATTTAA
- the LOC108469815 gene encoding bifunctional aspartokinase/homoserine dehydrogenase 2, chloroplastic-like — protein MAAFSATISDSSRFLSSTSLPKRKISAPSQCRSFSLSKPFPLSRSNIGSRLGRRKSLNIFVQASVSDISVEKSMDKVHLPKGDMWAVHKFGGTCVGTSQRIKNVADIIISDDSERKLVVVSAMSKVTDMMYDLINKAQSRDDSYISALDSVLEKHNSTALDLLEGDDLASFLSQLHHDISNLKAMLRAIYIAGHVTESFSDFVVGHGELWSAQMLSYVVRKNGLDCKWMDTREVLIVNPTSSNQVDPDFLESEKRLEKWFSQNPSEIIIATGFIASTPQNIPTTLKRDGSDFSAAIMGALFRARQVTIWTDVDGVYSADPRKVSEAVILTKLSYQEAWEMSYFGANVLHPRTIIPVMRYDIPIVIRNIFNLSAPGTTICRSASADVDGQNLDSPVKGFATIDNLALVNVEGTGMAGVPGTASAIFSAVKDVGANVIMISQASSEHSVCFAVPEKEVKAVAEALESRFRQALDAGRLSQVAVIPNCSILAAVGQKMASTPGVSATLFNALAKANINIRAIAQGCSEYNITVVLKREDCIRALRAVHSRFYLSRTTIAMGIIGPGLIGATLLDQLRDQAAVLKEEFNIDLRVMGITGSRTMLLSEVGLDLSRWRELLKQKGQVADLEKFTQHVHGNHFIPNTVLVDCTADSNVASCYHDWLRKGIHVITPNKKANSGPLDKYLKLRALQRQSYTHYFYEATVGAGLPIISTLRGLLETGDRILRIEGIFSGTLSYIFNNFTGNKTFSEVVAEAKAAGFTEPDPRDDLSGTDVARKVIILARESGLKLELSDIPVQTLVPEPLRATASAEEFMKQLPEFDKDLAKERQDAEESGEVLRYVGVVDAINQKGVVELRRYSKSHPFAQLSGSDNIIAFTTKRYKEQPLIVRGPGAGAQVTAGGIFSDILRLASYLGAPS, from the exons ATGGCGGCTTTCTCAGCCACGATCTCTGATTCTTCACGCTTTCTTTCATCTACCTCATTGCCTAAACGGAAGATCTCTGCTCCTTCTCAATGTCGTTCCTTTTCGCTTTCAAAGCCTTTTCCGCTTTCCAG ATCAAATATCGGTTCTCGGTTGGGAAGAAGGAAGTCACTGAATATCTTTGTCCAGGCTTCAGTATCAG ATATCTCAGTGGAGAAATCGATGGATAAAGTGCATCTTCCCAAGGGAGACATGTGGGCCGTCCATAAGTTTGGTGGCACTTGTGTTGGGACCTCCCAGAGGATCAAGAATGTTGCAGATATAATTATTAGTGATGATTCAGAAAGAAAGTTGGTAGTGGTATCGGCCATGTCTAAGGTGACAGATATGATGTATGACCTTATCAACAAGGCACAATCTCGAGATGATTCCTACATCTCTGCATTGGACTCTGTCTTAGAAAAACATAATTCCACAGCACTTGATTTGCTTGAAGGAGATGATCTTGCTAGTTTCTTATCTCAACTGCATCATGATATTAGTAACCTCAAAGCGATGCTACGTGCAATATATATAG CTGGTCATGTCACGGAATCTTTCTCAGACTTTGTTGTTGGGCATGGGGAGTTATGGTCTGCTCAAATGTTATCTTATGTTGTTAGAAAG AATGGGCTAGATTGCAAATGGATGGATACAAGGGAGGTCCTTATTGTAAACCCCACTAGCTCAAATCAGGTTGATCCTGATTTCTTGGAATCAGAAAAAagacttgaaaaatggttttcaCAGAATCCATCTGAGATAATAATTGCCACTGGTTTCATTGCCAGTACACCTCAGAATATTCCTACAACTTTAAAGAGGGATGGAAGTGACTTCTCTGCTGCCATAATGGGCGCTCTATTTAGAGCTCGCCAAGTTACAATATGGACAGATGTTGATGGTGTGTATAGTGCAGACCCTCGAAAAG TTAGTGAAGCTGTGATATTAACAAAATTGTCTTATCAAGAGGCATGGGAAATG TCATATTTTGGGGCAAATGTTTTGCATCCTCGCACCATTATACCTGTGATGCGATATGATATTCCAATTGTAATAAGGAATATTTTCAATCTTTCTGCTCCTGGAACAACAATCTGCCGTTCTGCAAGTGCAGATGTAGATGGTCAGAACCTAGATTCTCCAGTCAAGGGGTTTGCAACTATTGATAATCTGGCACTAGTAAATGTTGAAGG AACTGGAATGGCTGGTGTTCCTGGTACAGCTAGTGCCATTTTTAGTGCTGTGAAGGATGTGGGAGCTAATGTTATTATGATATCCCAG GCTAGTAGTGAGCATTCTGTCTGCTTTGCTGTGCCTGAGAAGGAGGTAAAAGCTGTTGCTGAGGCTTTGGAGTCTAGATTCCGCCAAGCTTTGGATGCTGGACGTCTTTCACAG GTTGCGGTCATTCCTAACTGTAGCATATTAGCAGCAGTTGGCCAGAAAATGGCTAGCACTCCTGGAGTCAGTGCTACTCTTTTCAATGCTCTGGCAAAG GCTAATATTAACATTCGTGCTATAGCTCAAGGTTGTTCTGAGTACAATATCACAGTGGTTCTCAAGCGTGAAGATTGTATACGGGCTTTAAGAGCTGTGCATTCAAGGTTTTATCTTTCAAGGACGACCATAGCAATGGGGATCATTGGACCTGGATTGATTGGTGCGACATTACTCGACCAGTTGAGGGATCAG GCAGCAGTCCTCAAGGAAGAATTTAACATTGATTTGCGTGTTATGGGGATTACTGGTTCGAGGACAATGCTCTTAAGTGAAGT TGGTCTCGACTTGTCAAGATGGAGAGAACTTCTGAAGCAGAAAGGACAAGTTGCTGATTTAGAAAAATTTACTCAACACGTGCATGGAAACCATTTTATTCCAAATACTGTTTTGGTAGATTGTACGGCGGACTCTAATGTTGCAAGCTGTTACCATGACTGGTTGCGTAAAGGGATTCATGTGATCACTCCAAACAAAAAGGCCAATTCAGGACCACTTGATAAG TACCTAAAGTTGAGAGCTCTTCAACGGCAATCCTACACACATTACTTCTATGAAGCAACTGTAGGAGCAGGTCTTCCAATTATTAGCACTTTACGAGGCCTCCTTGAAACCGGGGACAGAATATTGCGCATTGAGGGCATTTTTAG TGGCACTTTGAGCTATATTTTCAACAACTTCACCGGTAATAAAACCTTCAGTGAGGTGGTGGCAGAGGCAAAAGCAGCAGGTTTTACTGAACCAGATCCTAGGGATGATCTGTCTGGAACTGATGTTGCAAGAAAG GTGATAATTCTTGCCAGAGAATCTGGCTTGAAGTTGGAACTTTCTGATATACCTGTTCAGACTCTGGTTCCGGAACCACTACGT GCGACTGCATCTGCTGAAGAGTTTATGAAGCAATTACCTGAGTTTGACAAAGACTTGGCTAAGGAGAGACAGGATGCTGAGGAATCAGGGGAA
- the LOC108469252 gene encoding protein BEARSKIN2: MGSTNGGVPPGFRFHPTDEELLHYYLTKKVSFQKFDMEVIREVDLNKMEPWELQERCRIGSSPQNEWYFFSHKDRKYPTGSRTNRATNAGFWKATGRDKCIRNSYKKIGMRKTLVFYRGRAPHGQKTDWIMHEYRLEDGDDPQGNPTEDGWVVCRVFKKKNLFKVSNTINGGSSLNSLDQHHHLNMNHTNTTSSSSQTQPPPPLSFMHRSNDQYNLNTTTTTTLELNKAELALHYPPHIPTPTHQYSLFHPQTLLPTHKSMTAYEYAPPPPVGLPSESSHPIMIKQLMSSNPRDCDSGSESVRYQCETGLEGVAAGGGGSGRDDENEGMNEWGMLDRLVTSHMGIGQDSSSKGVRFEDSNNNGTNVTSVHPINQLSLRGEMDFWGYGK, translated from the exons ATGGGTTCAACGAACGGCGGAGTCCCACCGGGGTTTAGGTTCCATCCGACGGACGAGGAGCTACTCCATTACTACTTGACCAAAAAAGTGTCGTTTCAAAAGTTTGATATGGAGGTCATTAGAGAAGTGGACTTGAACAAGATGGAACCTTGGGAGTTGCAAG aAAGATGCAGAATTGGATCAAGTCCACAAAACGAGTGGTATTTTTTCAGTCACAAGGACAGGAAATACCCAACAGGGTCAAGGACTAATAGGGCTACCAATGCTGGGTTTTGGAAAGCTACGGGGAGGGACAAATGCATTAGGAACAGCTACAAGAAGATTGGTATGAGGAAAACCCTTGTTTTCTACCGTGGAAGAGCTCCCCATGGCCAAAAAACTGACTGGATCATGCATGAATACCGGCTCGAGGACGGGGATGATCCTCAAGGAAACCCCACT GAAGATGGATGGGTGGTATGCAGGGTGTTCAAGAAGAAAAACCTCTTCAAAGTTAGCAACACCATCAATGGAGGTTCAAGCCTTAACTCCTTAGATCAACACCACCATCTCAATATGAACCACACCAACACCACTTCAAGCAGTAGCCAAACTCAACCACCACCACCACTATCTTTCATGCATAGATCAAATGACCAGTACAACCTcaacaccaccaccaccaccaccttaGAGCTAAACAAAGCTGAATTAGCCCTTCACTACCCTCCCCACATTCCAACACCAACCCATCAATACTCCCTTTTCCATCCCCAAACCCTACTTCCAACCCACAAAAGCATGACCGCCTACGAGTACGCCCCGCCGCCGCCGGTCGGTCTCCCATCGGAATCTTCCCACCCTATAATGATCAAACAACTTATGTCATCCAACCCTAGGGATTGTGATAGTGGGAGTGAAAGTGTGAGGTACCAATGTGAAACCGGCCTAGAAGGTGTTGCCGCGGGTGGTGGTGGTAGTGGAAGAGATGATGAAAATGAAGGGATGAATGAATGGGGCATGTTGGACCGGTTGGTCACATCTCATATGGGAATAGGTCAAGATTCATCATCTAAAGGGGTAAGGTTTGAagatagtaataataatggtaCAAATGTCACATCGGTCCACCCAATTAATCAACTTTCACTTAGAGGAGAGATGGATTTTTGGGGCTATGGGAAATAA
- the LOC108470302 gene encoding SUN domain-containing protein 4 isoform X2, which yields MSVRSRFYKVSLSLVFVLWGLLFLFSLWLCHGDGYTGGSVAFGLSTGDEARVGDNEHSDSPGQCLADESGSFSSHDGFCTNGAEITALHVDSPASEEACKNDVSTHEQLDADNSVVDIKSENGSPKSDRLSHSVPVGLDEFKSRAFISKSKSGTGQAGITHRLEPGGKEYNYASASKGAKVLACNKEAKGASNILGRDEDKYLRNPCSAEEKFVVIELSEETLVDTIVIANFEHYSSNLKAFELLGSLVFPTDAWINLGNFTATNVKLDQRFVLQEPKWVRYLKLNLLSHYGSEFYCTLSVIEVYGVDAVEKMLEDLISVQDNPFGPEDGVRDQKQPASQMESTQRDDINQNSNKEMGSEPPVDQLNMQFDVTSNVVPNPIEEVRHQQVGRVPGDSVLKILMQKVRALDLNLSVLERYLEDLNYKYGNIFKEFDKDIGEKDKVLEKIKSNIKDLTESQNIIAKHVADIASWKSLVSVQLDTLVRDNADLRWEIEKVWERQTSMENKFMAVFVVTLLFGLFAFVRLLVDMLLSIFKSFISVETLEKPWKFCSSSYSWLLLLCSCSIILFILSI from the exons ATGTCTGTAAGGAGTCGCTTCTACAAGGTTTCTCTGTCTTTGGTTTTTGTTTTGTGGGGGCTTCTCTTTCTCTTTAGCTTGTGGCTTTGTCATGGTGATGGTTACACAG GTGGATCTGTAGCATTTGGCTTATCAACAGGGGATGAAGCTAGGGTGGGAGACAATGAACATTCTGATTCTCCTGGCCAATGTTTGGCGGACGAATCTGGTTCTTTTTCTTCTCATGATGGTTTTTGTACAAATGGTGCTGAGATCACGGCTCTTCATGTTGATTCACCTGCAAGTGAAGAAGCTTGCAAAAATGATGTCTCTACTCATGAGCAACTTGATGCTGATAACTCGGTTGTTGATATAAAATCTGAAAACGGCTCTCCAAAGTCTGATAGACTGTCCCATTCTGTGCCTGTTGGTCTTGACGAATTCAAGAGCCGAGCATTCATTTCTAAAAGTAAATCTGGTACTGGTCAGGCAGGAATAACACATAGGTTGGAGCCTGGGGGTAAAGAATACAACTATGCCTCAGCTTCAAAAGGAGCAAAGGTCCTGGCATGTAACAAGGAAGCAAAGGGTGCCTCTAATATCTTAGGCAGAGACGAGGACAAGTACCTCCGGAATCCTTGTTCTGCAGAAGAGAAATTTGTTGTTATAGAACTTTCAGAAGAAACTTTAGTAGACACCATTGTAATAGCAAATTTTGAACATTACTCCTCTAATTTGAAAGCATTTGAGTTGCTTGGGAGTTTGGTTTTTCCAACAGATGCTTGGATTAATCTGGGGAACTTTACTGCCACCAACGTGAAGCTTGATCAGAGATTTGTTCTTCAGGAACCGAAATGGGTTAGGTATTTGAAGTTAAACCTTCTGAGCCATTATGGTTCCGAGTTTTATTGTACACTAAGTGTTATTGAAGTGTATGGAGTGGATGCAGTGGAGAAGATGCTGGAGGATTTGATCTCTGTTCAGGATAATCCGTTTGGACCTGAGGATGGAGTACGTGATCAGAAACAACCGGCTTCACAAATGGAGTCCACTCAACGCGATGAtattaatcaaaattcaaacaAGGAAATGGGATCTGAGCCACCAGTGGATCAATTAAATATGCAATTTGATGTTACTAGTAATGTTGTTCCCAATCCAATTGAAGAAGTTCGGCATCAACAAGTTGGTAGAGTGCCTGGAGACAGTGTTCTAAAAATTTTGATGCAGAAAGTTCGAGCTTTAGACTTAAATTTATCTGTTTTGGAGCGGTATTTAGAAGATTTGAATTACAAGTATGGCAATATCTTTAAAGAATTCGACAAAGATATCGGAGAAAAAGATAAAGTTCTAGagaaaattaaatcaaacatAAAAGATCTCACTGAAAGCCAGAATATCATT GCTAAACATGTTGCTGATATTGCTTCCTGGAAATCTCTGGTTTCTGTGCAGCTGGATACTTTAGTCAGAGACAATGCTGATCTCAG ATGGGAAATCGAAAAAGTTTGGGAGAGGCAAACATCAATGGAGAACAAGTTCATGGCAGTATTTGTTGTAACGTTACTATTCGGATTATTTGCATTTGTGAGGCTATTGGTAGATATGTTGTTGAGCATTTTCAAGTCTTTTATTAGTGTTGAAACGTTGGAGAAGCCATGGAAATTTTGTTCCTCTAGTTATTCCTGGCTGCTTTTGCTATGCAGTTGTAGCATAATTCTTTTTATATTATCAATTTAA